In a genomic window of Coregonus clupeaformis isolate EN_2021a chromosome 27, ASM2061545v1, whole genome shotgun sequence:
- the LOC121541746 gene encoding iporin, with amino-acid sequence MNRTASLSGDTLIACHFPLVQLPPWQLPVQAALCNGSAKQPGRLCSSSVGLTRAASLPEQDNLHREPFHRSLRHISSSYWSLKEDRGEEEGDGEGGSDSSGRCDSGSSPEEASQMTISQRHKEDPVVRGSLRSHNSFLPNEGVDEDDEDIDGDNLHRYHEDSSFVLQLHGNSNWALSNAGRWTSKPRQSASQQKHDNKGNTVLMDCGEQERLEDIEDNMLRCGDEGYCFNYGQPKCFPESFSDGHLEYVTDSSCNSSDGVLVNFSAIYNKSNNPASPNNLSSPAVQSSQPADGSVFLNLHPFPQESQGPQAAGPTHGSRTTSSPHDWGPSAPCWSPQALDSNCNVYLPDAQSLLSSLEVSDLTSCLQSQARLLPTGTTQKYYKLVTCDLSSQSASPSPAWSSTTSVTSEGQYVLFSKARGDQGQGNKQQEEGSDKEGRRATLLHRPRCMSWDSQHVTSFTEIAHCKRHTDSCQSSNHSHTTQDLCPIQEAVSLGQSSSHSPYWACSWATPVVRYSKAQRPTSLPIQPFVLLPPAGKPQSQPLGSLLDQYISHKSTKPSSQPGFKCKGKGNRLLTHLRPSPLGSYGAIILEGPSSSDTCSTCTPSPERFQSRRNWTHSSPYSSPGFTLTSPKQAQISTKQSNTELTQVHSCQDQLFADLDQSYPSPGQAHSSPKQSQRKDSIKRSQDMAQICQDLIHRFPEQKSPSPVLLTHSPHCPITSHVATMSPSASHTHHPDLLVSFSPDQPLPPHKGTPLTSVPKAGSAVSHYSLTAALSSVAPLSSLSALLKPLVSAGPSVKQQHQQQHCDSFSLSDSWPPVEFCLSPEASYESLSISHLQRRGLLKSVSLAVDLVMAHFGTSRDPGEKMQLGNSSRSPTIGGLVLEHLCPTIQNILQDGLRDHKLDLIIGQRRNHAWNMVEASTHTGPTTRVLHSLLSKVRQCSLLTSHCMKLRAFIMGLLNLRALEFWLNHLYNQKEVVTAHYHPWGFLAMSQEQCQPLFQELLLLLQPLSILPFDLNLLLEPRLLHNRQLCSEEQAPPCSTFLMTSCHLLKGDREDRRGAYGFMDGPRENSRPTGDPHQLVEHLQGSSQVLKVMGQEKRVRPVGESSRNLWSATIPGWWQRQPSHTKGVVEGVECGQIYMHVIHSEPQQGMEGRREEETSQEGRREGRGPETPRMTADPQDESPSQGGLRWAKLFGSGGDHPTRTQRAPQNLNGTQTQKRRPSQWLQLDSSQLGLLAQTVWSGKLPASQPDRKHQT; translated from the exons ATGAACAGGACGGCCAGCCTATCAGGGGATACCCTGATCGCGTGTCACTTCCCCCTGGTGCAGCTCCCCCCCTGGCAGCTTCCTGTGCAGGCGGCTCTGTGCAACGGCTCTGCCAAGCAGCCTGGTCGGCTGTGCTCCAGCTCCGTAGGTCTGACCCGTGCCGCCTCCCTCCCCGAGCAGGACAACCTCCACAGAGAGCCCTTCCACAGGAGCCTCAGACACATCTCCTCCAGCTACTGGAGCCTCAAGGAAGACCGGGGCGAGGAGGAGGGCGACGGGGAGGGGGGCAGCGACAGCAGCGGGAGGTGTGACTCTGGATCATCACCAGAGGAGGCATCACAGATGACCATCTCCCAAAGACATAAAGAAGACCCTGTAGTTAGAGGTTCTTTACGGTCACACAACTCCTTCCTCCCGAATGAAGGGGTGGATGAAGATGATGAGGATATTGATGGAGATAACCTGCACAGATACCACGAGGACTCCTCTTTTGTGTTGCAGCTGCATGGGAACTCTAACTGGGCCCTGAGTAATGCTGGGAGGTGGACCTCCAAACCTAGGCAATCAGCCAGTCAGCAGAAACATGACAACAAAGGTAATACTGTGTTGATGGACTGTGGGGAGCAGGAGAGACTGGAGGACATTGAAGATAATATGCTAAGATGTGGTGATGAGGGCTACTGCTTCAACTATGGCCAACCAAAATGTTTCCCTGAGTCTTTCTCTGATGGTCATCTGGAGTATGTCACAGACTCCTCCTGCAACAGCTCTGATGGGGTTCTCGTCAACTTCAGCGCCATCTACAATAAGAGTAACAACCCTGCCTCCCCAAACAACCTCAGCAGCCCTGCAGTGCAGTCCTCCCAGCCAGCAGATGGCTCTGTCTTCCTAAACCTGCACCCTTTCCCCCAGGAGTCCCAGGGGCCTCAGGCTGCTGGACCTACTCATGGGAGCCgaacaacctcctctcctcaTGACTGGGGGCCTTCTGCCCCCTGCTGGTCACCGCAGGCGCTGGACTCCAACTGTAACGTCTACCTTCCTGACGCCCAGAGCCTCCTGTCCTCTCTGGAGGTCTCTGACCTCACTTCCTGTCTCCAGAGCCAGGCCAGGCTGCTGCCCACAGGGACCACCCAGAAGTACTACAAGCTGGTGACCTGTGACCTCTCATCCCAGTCAGCCTCGCCTAGCCCAGCCTGGTCCAGCACCACCAGTGTCACCTCAGAGGGCCAATACGTCCTCTTCAGTAAGGCCCGGGGAGATCAGGGCCAGGGTAACAAACAG CAGGAAGAAGGCTCAGACAAAGAAGGGAGGAGAGCTACCCTATTGCACCGTCCTCGCTGTATGAGCTGGGACTCCCAACATGTCACCTCCTTCACTGAGATTGCCCACTGTAAGAGACATACAGACAGCTGTCAGAGCTCCAACCACTCCCACACCACCCAGGACCTGTGTCCCATCCAGGAGGCAGTTTCCCTGGGCCAGAGTAGCAGCCACTCCCCCTACT GGGCGTGTTCATGGGCCACTCCTGTGGTGCGCTACAGTAAGGCTCAGAGGCCCACCTCCCTGCCCATCCAGCCCTTCGTCCTGCTTCCCCCAGCCGGTAAACCTCAGAGCCAGCCCCTGGGCTCCCTGCTGGACCAGTACATCAGCCACAAGAGCACCAAGCCCAGCTCCCAGCCAGGGTTCAAGTGCAAGGGCAAAGGCAACAGACTCCTGACCCACCTGCGTCCCTCACCACTGGGCAGCTATGGAGCCATCATCCTGGAGGGCCCCTCTAGCTCTGATACCTGCTCCACCTGCACACCAAGTCCAGAACGCTTCCAGTCCAGACGCAACTGGACACACTCCAGTCCTTACAGTAGCCCTGGCTTTACTTTGACCAGTCCAAAACAAGCTCAAATAAGCACAAAACAATCTAATACCGAACTAACCCAGGTTCATTCATGCCAGGACCAGCTTTTTGCAGACCTAGACCAAAGCTACCCCAGCCCAGGTCAGGCCCACAGTAGCCCAAAACAGTCTCAACGTAAAGATTCAATCAAACGTAGCCAGGACATGGCTCAGATCTGCCAAGATCTTATTCACCGGTTTCCAGAGCAGAAGAGCCCCAGCCCAGTCCTCCTGACCCACAGCCCTCACTGCCCCATCACCTCCCATGTAGCAACCATGTCACCCTCTGCCAGTCACACCCATCATCCAGACCTGCTGGTGTCCTTCTCTCCAGACCAACCCTTACCGCCCCACAAGGGAACCCCACTAACCTCAGTACCTAAGGCTGGGTCTGCAGTCTCTCACTATAGCCTGACAGCTGCTCTCTCCTCagtggctcctctgtcctctctgagTGCCCTCCTGAAGCCCCTGGTGTCTGCAGGGCCCAGTGTGAAGCAGCAGCATCAACAACAGCACTGTGACTCCTTCAGCCTGAGTGACAGTTGGCCACCTGTGGAGTTCTGCCTGTCACCTGAAGCCTCCTACGAGTCTCTGTCCATCAGCCATCtgcagaggagag GTCTGCTGAAATCTGTGAGCTTGGCAGTGGATTTGGTCATGGCTCATTTTGGCACCAGTCGAGATCCTGGGGAAAAG ATGCAGCTAGGGAACAGCTCTAGGAGTCCCACCATTGGTGGTCTAGTTCTGGAGCATCTGTGTCCCACCATCCAGAACATTCTGCAGGATGGCCTCAGGGACCACAAACTGGACCTGATAATCGGTCAGCGACGCAACCACGCCTGGAACATGGTGGAGGCCTCCACTCACACAG GCCCTACCACCCGGGTGCTCCACAGCCTGCTGTCCAAGGTGAGGCAGTGCTCCCTGCTGACCAGCCACTGTATGAAACTACGAGCCTTCATCATGGGCCTGCTCAA CCTGAGGGCCTTGGAATTCTGGCTGAACCACCTCTATAACCAAAAAG aGGTGGTGACAGCTCACTACCATCCATGGGGTTTCCTCGCCATGTCGCAGGAGCAGTGTCAGCCTCTGTTCCAGGAGCTCCTCCTCCTGCTGCAGCCTCTCTCCATTTTACCCTTTGACCTCAACCTGCTGCTGGAGCCCCGCCTGCTACACAACAGACAGCTCTGCTCCGAGGAACAAGCTCCACCATGCTCCACCTTTCTCATGACCAGTTGTCACCTGTTGAaaggagacagagaagacagacggGGGGCATATGGCTTTATGGATGGACCCAGGGAGAACAGCAGGCCAACAGGTGACCCACACCAGCTGGTAGAGCATCTTCAGGGGTCCTCCCAGGTTTTAAAGGTCATGGGTCAGGAGAAGAGGGTGAGGCCTGTAGGCGAGTCTAGCAGGAACCTGTGGTCAGCCACCATTCCAGGGTGGTGGCAGAGACAACCTTCCCACACGaagggggtggtggagggggtggaATGTGGACAGATTTACATGCATGTCATCCACTCTGAGCCTCAgcaggggatggaggggaggagagaagaggagacttcacaggagggcaggagggagggaaggggtcCGGAGACCCCCAGGATGACGGCAGACCCCCAGGATGAGAGCCCTTCCCAGGGTGGGCTACGCTGGGCCAAGCTCTTTGGATCAGGAGGGGACCACCCCACCAGGACACAGAGGGCACCCCAAAACCTCAATGGGACACAGACCCAGAAAAG GAGACCTTCACAGTGGCTGCAGTTGGACAGCTCTCAGCTGGGCCTATTGGCTCAGACAGTGTGGTCAGGGAAACTCCCAGCTTCACAGCCTGACCGGAAACACCAGACATAG